In the Bacillus sp. HSf4 genome, TCCGCGAACAGATTTCCTCCACTTCCTCCATATAATGGCTCGTATAAATAATCGTACAGCCCATCTCATTCAGCTTTTTGACTGACTCCAATATATAATTTCTGGAGTGCGGATCAATTCCCACCGTCGGTTCGTCCATGATGATCAGCTTTGGCCTGTGTGCGATCGCACAGGCGATGTTGAGCCTTCTTTTCATCCCGCCGGAAAAGTTTTTCGGAAAGCTTTTGTGCTTATCGCTCAATCCGACAAAGCGCAATGCCTCTTCAACGCGCTCATGCAGATGGGCCCCTCGCAGTCCGTAGAGTCCCGCAAAAAATTTCACGTTTTCATATGCGGTTAAATCCTCATAAATCGCCAGATCCTGAGGAACGATGCCGATGTTCATTTTAGCGTTTTTCCGGTTTTTCGCGATGTTTTTTCCAAGAATGAAAATCTCGCCCTCATTGCTTCTCAATAAACTTGAGATCATATTGATGGTTGTGCTTTTGCCGGCGCCGTTTGCCCCGAGAAGTCCGAATATTTCACCCTCGGCTATCGATAGTGATATATGATC is a window encoding:
- a CDS encoding ABC transporter ATP-binding protein; the encoded protein is MNVLEIKNLTKKFGDFVAVDHISLSIAEGEIFGLLGANGAGKSTTINMISSLLRSNEGEIFILGKNIAKNRKNAKMNIGIVPQDLAIYEDLTAYENVKFFAGLYGLRGAHLHERVEEALRFVGLSDKHKSFPKNFSGGMKRRLNIACAIAHRPKLIIMDEPTVGIDPHSRNYILESVKKLNEMGCTIIYTSHYMEEVEEICSRIAIVDHGKIIAEGTKEQLKAIITDTKDIWIHVKSADNIDIDGLKTISGVETVSLEENMMKINSDAGVNNLNQIIERLLAEGVEIRSLEEKAPNLETVFLTLTGRNLRDS